Proteins from a genomic interval of Brachybacterium vulturis:
- a CDS encoding purine-cytosine permease family protein yields the protein MAAKGSDDYALARVPRSERYGFVSVLLQWVGNSGSLSQFVLGATIGLSLGFWQAAAAFTLGAVLLEIVIFFVGFAGQREGLSMVMLTRFTGFGRNGSALVSLVIATSLIGWFGVQNGIFGTSMTALVGGPVWLWCIVSGVALTLLVMYGFKGMLWISRIAVPLFFGLIGYTIITTLSQHSLSELIALPPPENELTIASAATIIAGGFMTGAIIAPDMTRYNNKGWHVAVQSGTSLVISEYLVGLTGVLLGHLVGTADVTSIVLGTSGAVGLVIVVLATMKINDNNLYSGSLGIVSFVETVFGKRIHRGVVTVAFGLLGTLLSAIGFLDHFKDFLSLLGVAIPPIGGIIVAEYYLVRRQTRALDRTREQEILPPTVAGWVPGTLAVWLLASGIGWLTQQFSIGIPVINSLLIAMVLYLIASKAGLIRSAGDVSLRPEDTTATERTHGVPSTVGNQEMQDD from the coding sequence ATGGCCGCAAAGGGATCTGACGACTACGCGCTGGCTCGCGTCCCCCGCTCCGAGCGCTACGGCTTCGTGTCCGTGCTGCTGCAGTGGGTGGGGAACTCGGGATCGCTCAGCCAATTCGTGCTGGGCGCCACGATCGGCCTGAGCCTGGGGTTCTGGCAGGCCGCGGCCGCCTTCACCCTCGGTGCGGTGCTGCTGGAGATCGTGATCTTCTTCGTCGGCTTCGCGGGGCAGCGCGAGGGCCTCTCGATGGTCATGCTCACCCGGTTCACCGGCTTCGGCCGGAACGGCAGCGCTCTGGTGTCGCTGGTCATCGCCACCAGTCTCATCGGCTGGTTCGGGGTGCAGAACGGCATCTTCGGCACCTCGATGACCGCGCTGGTCGGAGGACCGGTCTGGCTCTGGTGCATCGTCTCCGGCGTCGCGCTGACGCTGCTGGTGATGTACGGCTTCAAGGGGATGCTGTGGATCTCCCGCATCGCCGTGCCGCTCTTCTTCGGCCTGATCGGCTACACGATCATCACGACCCTGTCCCAGCACTCGCTCTCCGAGCTCATCGCCCTGCCGCCGCCCGAGAACGAGCTGACCATCGCCTCCGCCGCGACGATCATCGCCGGAGGCTTCATGACCGGCGCGATCATCGCCCCGGACATGACCCGCTACAACAACAAGGGCTGGCACGTCGCCGTGCAGTCCGGCACCTCGCTCGTGATCTCCGAGTACCTCGTGGGACTGACCGGCGTGCTGCTCGGGCACCTGGTGGGCACTGCCGACGTCACCAGCATCGTGCTGGGCACCAGCGGTGCCGTGGGCCTGGTCATCGTGGTGCTGGCCACGATGAAGATCAACGACAACAACCTCTACTCCGGCTCCCTCGGGATCGTCAGCTTCGTCGAGACGGTCTTCGGCAAGCGGATCCACCGCGGGGTCGTGACCGTGGCCTTCGGGCTGCTGGGCACCCTGCTCTCCGCGATCGGGTTCCTCGACCATTTCAAGGACTTCCTGAGCCTGCTCGGCGTCGCGATCCCCCCGATCGGCGGCATCATCGTGGCCGAGTACTATCTCGTCCGCCGCCAGACCAGGGCCCTTGATCGCACGCGCGAGCAGGAGATCCTCCCGCCCACGGTCGCGGGATGGGTGCCGGGCACGCTCGCGGTGTGGCTGCTCGCCTCCGGGATCGGCTGGCTCACACAGCAGTTCTCGATCGGGATCCCCGTGATCAACTCCCTGCTGATCGCGATGGTCCTCTACCTGATCGCCTCCAAGGCGGGGCTGATCCGCAGCGCCGGCGACGTGAGCCTTCGCCCCGAGGACACCACAGCGACGGAGCGCACGCACGGCGTGCCCTCGACCGTCGGGAACCAGGAGATGCAGGATGACTGA
- a CDS encoding DUF1177 domain-containing protein, translated as MLRHVLEVLDLLDSPTVDGPRTLAMLERVLDAPEAATPPAGSVRPVLETKRVGGERGSTDFLTVTVPGLRGRIAGGQAPTLGIIGRLGGIGARPEVVGFVSDGDGAAAALSAAVSLLRMWRRGDRLEGDVIISTHICPDAPTLPHDPVPFMDSPVDIATMNRHEVRPEMDAVLSIDTTKGNRLINHRGIALSPPVRQGYILPLPDDLLRIQEIVTGGPAVTFPLTTQDITPYGNGLRHINSILQPVTATDAPVVGVAITSAAVVPGSASGASHEVDIALAARFAVEVAKEFGAGTAVLHDAEEFARVRDLYGSLAHLQTLDGARTARELDTMEVH; from the coding sequence ATGCTTCGCCATGTCCTCGAGGTCCTGGACCTCCTCGATTCACCGACGGTCGACGGCCCCCGCACGCTCGCGATGCTCGAACGGGTCCTCGACGCCCCCGAGGCCGCAACCCCGCCGGCCGGGTCCGTCCGGCCTGTCCTGGAGACGAAACGGGTCGGTGGTGAGAGGGGCAGCACGGACTTCCTCACCGTGACCGTCCCCGGGCTCCGGGGCCGGATCGCAGGCGGCCAGGCGCCGACGCTCGGCATCATCGGCCGTCTCGGCGGGATCGGCGCCCGGCCCGAGGTGGTCGGCTTCGTCTCCGACGGGGACGGCGCCGCAGCGGCACTGTCCGCCGCGGTCTCCCTGCTGCGCATGTGGAGGCGAGGGGACCGCCTCGAGGGGGACGTCATCATCTCGACGCACATCTGCCCGGACGCACCGACGCTCCCGCACGACCCGGTCCCCTTCATGGATTCCCCCGTCGACATCGCGACGATGAACCGCCACGAGGTGCGCCCCGAGATGGACGCCGTCCTCTCGATCGACACCACCAAGGGGAACCGCCTGATCAACCATCGGGGCATCGCGCTGTCCCCGCCGGTGAGGCAGGGATACATCCTCCCGCTGCCCGATGATCTGCTGCGGATCCAGGAGATCGTGACCGGTGGGCCGGCCGTGACGTTCCCGCTGACCACCCAGGACATCACCCCCTACGGGAACGGGCTGCGGCACATCAACTCGATCCTGCAGCCGGTCACGGCGACGGACGCCCCCGTCGTGGGCGTGGCGATCACCTCCGCCGCCGTGGTGCCCGGCAGCGCCTCCGGCGCCAGCCATGAGGTGGACATCGCCCTGGCGGCACGGTTCGCCGTCGAGGTCGCCAAGGAGTTCGGCGCGGGGACCGCGGTCCTCCACGATGCCGAGGAGTTCGCACGGGTGCGCGATCTCTACGGCTCTCTCGCACATCTGCAGACCCTGGACGGCGCACGGACCGCGCGCGAGCTCGACACCATGGAGGTGCACTGA